GACCAGCGCACACATCTTCGGTCCCTGGTGCGATGCAGAGGTCATCAGTCGCTGGACATTGACAAGCGTTTCCTTGCCAGTCTTCTAAGCAGTGGCAAACACCACAATCACAGGTGCCTCTACCTGAACATTCTATTCCATCGATCTGCAAACAGATATTTAATTTAAGTTTGTAAATCTCGATTAAGTCCAGATAGTTGAATTGATAGAACAGTTATTCGATGAAACAATATTGGAATTTGTTTGGCTATTCTTTTTCTCTCAACGGTTTTAGAAGCAAGACTGCTGTAAATACAGCTCCTACCACTGTAAGTCTATAAGATGTAAGGTGCTACTTGAGAAAGCTGAAAAGGATACTTTCCTCGAGACTATAACCACTATGCAGAAATTATAAGTTGCCAAATCCTTTCAAACCGAATGACAGATGGTTAAGAGGTGTAAGTCCTTGCTTAACCCAATCGATAATGGGGATCCCCAGATTTAAGTATCAAGCGGTCACATTCcttatttataaattcaaattaTCTTTGATACAgatttgaacaaaaatatagCACACTCTAAAGGAGGATATtaaaaagtaatgaaaatttgATTATCCACAAGTTTCAAGGAATTGCAAACAACAACAAATGAAATGATAAGTGTGCAAAAACAGTTTGTCGAACAGAATGGAAGgtaatgaagaaaggaagacaAATTCATGTTGGTTGTATAAATGTGTTCATAGTCCACACTGAGAGCTTTCTCTAGACCTATATATGCATTCATAGTCCACATCGATAGCTTCCTTTGAATGCACATATACATTTATGTCACTCAAGGGGTTAATGTCATCAAACAGAATGGAAGGTAGTGGAAAAAGGAAGACAGATTCATGTTGAACGCATAAATGCATTCATAGTCTACATCAAGAACTTTCTCTGGACCCATATATACGTCCATAGCACTGAAAGGGTTCGTTATCGAACAAAATGGAAAACATTTTCCTGGCAGAGAAATTTCCCAATCCTGATGCATCGTGAATTAGGATCGatgcgaaacgaacgatcacCTTATCGCACGCGGAACACTCGCAGAACTGCCCTTTGTACCCTTCGTCACAGAGGCAACTCCCGCAAATGCATTCACCTCTGTCAGAGCAAACCTTCGTTGCACTGGGAGCAATGCACTGCAATCTGTTCTCCACCAGTGATGTTTCGTCGCAATCACAGTACTCTCCTGCAAATGCAGTACTCTTCAACATCAAATGGATCATCAATCGTAAATGAAACTGAGATGATACTCATTGTTCTTACCGGACCATCCAGAATCGCATTTGCACAAGCCGCATTCGCTCGTACCATGCTGGCAACGTGAGCTCTCTGAGTCTTTGCAGTTGCAACCGCAGAGTAGCTCGATCTCAACCACCATTTTGGACGCCTCAGATGCCAATGCATCTTCGATCACGACTGTTTGTTTCTGAAAGGTGAAAAATAAATTGGTCTATTTAACtgtacaaataatataaaaaatcaatagATTCTGCGAATAGTTAGGTTCCTTTTTTTGTTTGCACGCCACTTTTATGTGGAGTTTGGAAATTAAATTaactttattataatttattaatccaATTGTAAAGTGATGTTCCGCTCTCTTATTAATAAACGTTCATGTTCTTTCTGCAAATGTTcaatgtacaaatttaaattgTTTGATAATTAAGGTAAtcaatattgtaaaatacataGGTTATTACATTAACATTTCCTTAGTCTTACAAAGTATCTAAACACGAATGTAAAAGAGAACAGAACTTCCATACCCTGTATATTCTATCCCCCTTTTTGCGTATATTTTCCGTATAATCGTACGCCATAAAAGCAATGTACTTGTAAGCGACCGGACCCGAAGGTTCAAAGTCGCCGATATTCGCGTACCCAGAGGCTCTCGTTTCTTGGACACTTATCGAAGGAGAAGACGAGCCTGAAGTCGTACACCTGGCCCTCTTGGATCCCGTCGCACGTCGATGTACTTGATTCCGAGGTGTTGTCGCTCCCGCAGTTGGAGAAGTACTCCAAACGGACCGGACTCGACGAATTGTCACGCAACACCACCTTCGAGATCAGCTCGTGATAGGCGCTCTCGATGATCTCCAGGATGTTCGAGCTGTTTCCAGTTAACGTCGCGACCCTCGCTTTCTCCTTCAGCAGATCGGCGATCAGCTCGTACTCGGGACGTCGATCCTCCGTCACGGCGAATATCAAGTTGACTTTGTTCTTCTGCAGCAACCTCGACACCTCACCTAACGAAGCATAATCGTACTTCGTGGACAGAGAGTATCGACTTTGCTCGTCCAGGTGACACTCGAAGTCTTGGCGACCCACAGCACCGCCTAGCTGATAGTAATTTCAGATACAGTACACGCAATAACTTTCGTAAGATCTGATACCCAACAGTGGACCCAAACGAGGATCGtaatttaacgttattcgtgtttTATAATTTTCGATACACAATCTTCGATGGACAATCGTGTCGATCAGATTGGTAGGATTCAAGATAGTAAATCAACTATTTCGCGTTACCTTTCCATCACCAGCGAAGTGCAACAACCCATCAGTGGCCATCAGGATGATTTTTCGCGCTTGACGACCCCAGCCGACCTCGTTTGCGCAAACGATCGCTTGCACAATCCCGTCCAATCCACCCTCCAGGTTGTCAACGTTCCCAGTGACGGAGCTGGTGTTCACCTAAACCGAATCGTCTTTAATCCTCGTTTATTCCTCAGATCCGACAAAAATTCGCCCTTACTTCTTTGATGAACCGTTGAATATCACGTGTCAGCTTCAGATGATGCTCGAAGGAGTAAATGGGTGCACAAACCGCGTGCTCACTTTTGCAAGGATTCTCCTCATGTCCAGGGAAGATATAGGGCATCAGAGGCTTGTCCGCGTAGCTGCCAAAACCCAGTCGGAAATTGGTCGTGAACTTGCCAATCGTGTGAGACATGTTCCATCCCACGTTAACCAGAGTCTCTTTATCGTCCTTCATCGTCCATGTTAGGTCCATCAGGTAGTACAGGTCCAGAGGGtaatttctaaaccgtttcgagTATACTTATACCTCTCTGTATACGTGATAGGTCAGTTTGAAGTAACCTCAAAATTGAGCAGTTCAGGGTACAAGAGAACTCTAGAGGAAGAACCCTCAGGGGAATAAAATACTCTACAAGTCAGGTCAGTAAGAATGTTAATATTCATTGGGGGGCatttgatattttttcatcTTTTAGTACCTTTAAGTGCCAGTTGCTTTCTCTAGCTACGACTGAATATTGTAGTTCGAAggaatattctttatttttttttttcaaggttaTTTCAAAGTCGGCTCTTCGAACGGAAGATAGTTGAATTTAAAGACACACTAATAATGTTCAAGGTCACGCGAGATCGGACCGAATCGCACGTTGGTCTAGGTGTTAACGAGGTAAACAAATAAACGTACTTGGCTGGCCGATAGTGGAGCGGTACCGATGTCTCGGAATTCGGTCTAATTCGGAGTTTTACTTTCTGCGGCTTCAATTGCAGAGGTGTATGGCCCACTACCTCCATATCCTGAAAATTCGAGTTCTCCAAGAACTGTATCGATCCCGGTGAGGCGGTGCGAATTTTCTCCGGCGAGCAACCAAATGCCTTCAACCTGTCCGGCAGGTTGCATCTTGGTTTGCCGATCGTCGAGTTCGAATAGGACTGTGGACCCCCACGGAAACAGAAGACAATGTAaagtgaaaatttgttctcttttttcttcgaaatcCCAACCACCTATTGCCATTCCCAGAATGGTCGTAACACATTACAGAATTTCCGCTTGTGTGCCCTCGACTCGCTGGTACTCGTTTTCGTGTAACCGGGGAAGGTAGAGATTTTTGTTCAGGCATTGATATTTCTTGTTTCTAATAAACGGAGAGGGGGGAAGGAGGATATATCTCGAGTAACGAGTAGCTCGAGTAATGGTCTTATGTTATCCGAATCGTTCACtactaaaaataaacatttatttatctttCGTTATATTCTATTCGTTGAGAGCGAACGAAGTAGAGTTAACGAGCTGATGATTTTAGGTTCCCCAAGTTCCTTGAATCGTTCaccattgaaaatgaaaatttgtttacttctCAAAATAAGTATTATCTTCGAGAGAGTGTTATCGATGGATCGGTGAGATTTACTCGATAAAAATTAGTCGatataagtatttttaaatacgcgtatttattttgaaattcttcGGTAAGCGATTCGTATAgcctgtaattaaaaatagtgcgAACAAGGTTGTGCTTGGATTCATTTCCATcgagaaaatatacaaattttcattttcgctcGTGAACGAAGTCGATACGATCGTTGAATCAGCAACGACAGGGGTAAAGGTAATCCTGTTGCTTTTAAGCGGGGTAAAGTAGATGTCATATCTGTGAAaggtatagttaaattatataatCTGAGTGGTGTGTTATTCACTGTATTATTGTCTTGATTGTTAACGTCAACATCCTATTggacaatattttataaatatacaaactGCTAAAAACAAACTTGGCGATGTTAATTGTTATTATCCAACGAGGATAACACTTTTACTTCTAAGCGGGGTAAAATCGATGACATACCAACGAAAGGTATAGTTAAATTTCTCGGTGTTATTCACTGCGATATTGTCTTCGTTGTTAACGTCAACTTTCTATTGGACAATATTTTATGAATGTACAAACCACCAGTAACAAACTTGGCGATGTTAATTGTTATTATCGGGCGAGGATAACCTCGTTACTTCTAAGCGGGGTAAGATCGATGACATACCAACAAAAGGTATAGTCAAATTTCTAGGTGGTATGTTATACACTGTCATATTATTATATTCGTTGTTAACGTCGACTTCCTATTGGACACTAATCAGCCTATCTTCGGACACGAATAAACAAATCGTTAAAAACAAATTGTTACTATATGGCGTTCTTGCCAGAAGGCTCGCTTTACTTATCATTGACGAAGACTCGCTCGAGAAGCGATTCGAATCATCCTATTATCTTTACGATATCTGCAGCGCGATACGGATCCTCGTTAAAACAGAGCCTCGTAACCCCGTTAATACACACGTCGCGTTCACGACACAGAATACTCGTCCCTCGAaacggaaacttttcgaaaacaatttacCCAGTCGCTGCACCACGAGCAGGTGGAACTAGCCTCCAAACAATTCTCACAGGAGCTTTGAGACACGCATAGTCTCACGATCTTCATGTCCGCGGCCCCTGATCGTCTCCATTCGTTGCACAAGACGATCGCGACGAACAAAGCCTCCAAGATTCTCATTCTCGCGATCTACCACTCGTTACAATCGGACGAAAATCTTCTCCTCGAAGTCTTCTTCTACTTTACATTCTCAATGtcctcgatttttcttttcttttttttttttttgtcaattttcgcgGGTCCACGGACGCGCTAGTCGTTCACTCGTGCGAGCGAATCGCCGCATCCGTGAGGAGGTATTCCCAGTTTCGCGATCACCGGAACGAAAATCAAAACGTAACTCGCGCAATCGGCGCGGATAGTGTTGTAACGCGTTCGTTATCGTGCACTATGATAACGATACACGTCTGGCCGGGTTGtaatgaaagaaaaagataGCGCCAATCCGATATCGCCCCgtaatatttacaattcgtGGCTCGATTTTATCTATCGCGCGCGAATAAATGTATACGTGCATACATCGTCGGTTAATTGCGCGCGTCGCCCGGTTGCACGTTTCCCTCGGTTATagtttcttcgacgatcgatcgtggaAACAACGAGTGCTCGGGAACTCGGTATCGTCGACACTGTCCCACTCGATGCGACATAGCGATTGCGGTCGACGCTCGTTACTATTTCGCTACGCGAGAGCTACTGTGGACCAACAATGTGGCTACTACTGTTTCACGTACATATGGCAGATAGACGCAATATCGATGCTtctatgtacagggtgtccctccACGACCGAGAGAACACGCGATAGATATTGTCCTTGGTGACAAAGCGTTTCTTCGTGTGTTCAGGGTTTCCATTATCCCGGAAAAAAGCTACATGCTCTTGCTAGGGGTATTGTACTACAGGGTAACTGGGGTATTGTACTTCGGTGATTCACGATGGACATTATTCTTTATCTCTTTAATTGTaagtttaaaaatacttttctctGGACAGTGAAAGATTAGGTATCTTATTATAATCTGTGATGAAtgttctccttctttttttttaaattgtgagTTTAACGTTGAGCTAACTGCTAGGTTATTAGCAACCACTGTTGGGTGACATTCTGTGGATggatattattctttatttctgTAATTGTaagtttaaaaatacttttctctAGAAAGTGAAAGATTAGGTGTCTTATTATAATCTGTGATGAatgttctccttttttttttaaattgtcagTTTAACGTTGAGCTAACTGCTAGGTTATTAGCAGCCACTTTTGGGTGACATTCTGTTAGGTACTTTATGAGATTTTGTTAAACAGTTGGGTTTCTTTCACTTATAAACTAAGTCATGGCCTTTTTTGTCTTCTACGTTATAGCCTTCATGTGTGGTATCAATATCTATTTCCTTCAGGATGTGCTATACTTTGGTCAGTGCACAATTAGGTGTCCCATTGTAATCTATGATGgatattcttctttttcttttaattatgaGTTTAAGGTCGAGTCAATTGCTGGGTTATTAGCAACCACTGTTGGGTGACATTCTATGAGACACTTTATGGGATTTTGTTAAACAATTGGGCTTCTTTCACTTATAAACTAAGTCATGGCCTTATTTGTCTTCTACGTTATAACCTTCATGTGTGGTATCAATGTGTATTTCCTTCGGGATGTGGACAGTGCAAGATTAGGTGGTCCACTGTAATCTGTGTGTTACACACGTTGCACTATGGTGCTGGTTCCTTAATCAGAAGATATGAGTGTGTGATTCTGAAACGACTGATTATTACTTGGTCCCTTCTAGGTCTATTAACGAGTATTTTGCGGTTTATGGTGTTCTGTTGTACATCGATGATGTGATAAGGGGATATTCTGACGTTTCATAATTACTTTTCAACAGgattcgatcattttttttttattacaataactTCTAGATCATTAGTGACTTTTACAGTGGATTATCATCAGTTTGGTGTCCTTCAGGTATTGTAAGGTCTTTGTTACGTGGTTGGGCGATGTTAAGACCAAGTTTGGGTTTAGTTTGCGTTTCTCTTTGTAGTTTTGGGACTTTCTGCCCTTGAATGAGAGGTGATTGTCAGTTTTACGTTACATGGATCGCAGCATGACGGTTCTGTTCTCTTTCAAGATCGCAGCATGATGGCTCTGTTCAATGTGACACTTTCTTCTCTAGTTATATTATGAGTAGGTATTTATTGATAAAAATCTAGTAGGACGTGTATTTTAGCTTTCCTTCTTGTCGTCCAAATCTTGACGATCCAATTAGGGAATTAGTTTCTTAATTTCGTTAGTAATGTTACTTGATTAATAATTTTGTCAgctgtttcgttcctcgttgtcACTTGACGAGAAGGTATCCTGCATGGATTATACCTTTCTCTCTATTGTTAATATCTGTATAggtcttttatatattttatcatatatcgtgtttcattttgttATTTAAGTTCCCTGTAACGTTGGTTcgataattatttcgttcgacgaaaaggTGATCCTGAAAATGTGTCTCGATCATCACACCCTTTATATACATttaatattcacagtaggcaTGGAAAGTGTGTCCACCCACTTGAATGTATCTCAATTATGCGATCACGAGTGTATCCATCGCTCGTGTATCATTATCTCGATAGAATAGATTGGAAACTATTTTGAATGGCCTACATTCTTTCGGAGAAAGATAACGCGAAACGGTGGCCATTTATTTTGATACGATTACTGTTATTTATCGGGTCAACTGTTTCCTGTAGACAAAtattgaatgtttttttttctttcgaacgctagatcgatgattgatttttttttgttttttttttttttttttttttgagacaaaaattaaatttagacgAAAATACTTACTCGACGGTTTGTCGAAAGATTTCTAGACGTATGGTGaatcgaaagagaaacgaaagtacATGGATCGTGTGCTCCGATACGATTGCAATGGCGATTTTCTCTATCCGTGAACAGGGTAGTGTCCGTGTAACGGATATGTAAGTCAGTTGTGATATTATTATCGCTGCAATTTGTTGACAAAGTAACCGAAAAGGCTAAAAGCATACAATCGTGCGTACTATCCCATTCGTGGAAAGATTGCGCTATCAGTTGCTGACATAATCGCGTAATCGTTACTCAAAACTGCACGTCCGTGTTTCGTCCCCTGTTCGATACTAAaagttagaaaatattttcatttcctaGGTACATTGTACGTCTTTGAACATATTTacacaattaaatttttttattacattgcaagatcattgaaaatatttatacaattaaatttttgtattacACTTACAGAAGATCttggaaaatgtttatacaattaaatttttgtattatatttacagaactttgcaaatatttatacaattaaatttttgtattacATTTACAGAAGATCTGTAAAATGTTAATGcaattaaatttttgtattgTGTACATACAAGATCTTTGCAAATGTTTGTCCAATTAAATTTTGCATCGTTACATTCTACCTCGAGACAAGGAATATTTAAGTTACAAATGTGAGAGAAGGGTACAATACACTGCTCGAAATGATCAGAGAACCCTCAATTCGAATGACGATCatttattcgaacatttttcgatgTTTTTTTCTATAAGGTCCCTCGAGTATAAAAAAACAGTGTacatcaatattttccaaagtggggagcgcgaaagaaaatttttaatataaaaaaagtgTGCAAAATTCAAACATCTCTTTCCATTAATACATTCGTTACTAAAGTTCAATGAGGTTCAATTGGCACATAGAAATTCGTTTTCTTTTAAAGGAGTgcctttgaaaaaaattaagaaatcagTTTACACCGATGTATCGAGATATTCAATAAactttttacataaatttacaACTCGATGAATCGTTACCGCCTTGAATACACGTTTCTCTCTTTTATCTTCGATACGTGGTCTATTCTTCGAGCTGCTCAATACCGTGTTTTGTTCGTTCTTCAACGCAATAATAATTCACCGGTGAAATATTCGGGCCAAAGTTTATCCATAAacaacgaactcgaggaaatggCGAAATCTAAGTGAAAGTCGGTCGTTTTGCGTTTCATGTTTTCTAATGACTTTATGCATCGGCAATTGTACGCCTCGTCCAAATAATTACACGATTTCTTGATTTATTGGGTCGCCCGATGTCGAAGAACACTATTTCGATAAAAGTACAGGGTGGATTGAAAATCGTGGTACACCCGGACATGGAGCGATACTAtgtgaaaaaataagaataatatttgATGTAACTTTTTCTCATCCCATGCTTTGTttccgagaaaattgatttcgaagtttattcgagcATACAAATCTGGTTGTCCTATATTCCACTACCAATCGTGTTTGTTCGAGCTAGTGTTGGTCAATGATGGTGTGGTCGAAGTTGCacaaattatttctatttactaTTCCTAAAAATGTTCTTTTGTTCAGACGAATTAACAATGTCTGAACAGTGTACAATGTTTTGTTACTTTCTAAACTTTTGAATtctttgacaattttttatttcaaatgtaaTGTTTGAACTTGTATGGATATTGTTTGTACACTGGTATGAATACTGTTTGCACACTTGTATGAATACTGTTTGTACACTGATATGAATACTGTTTGTACACTAGTATGAACACTGTTTGTACACTGGTATGGATACTGTTTGTACACAAGAATGAATAGTATTTGTACACTGGTATGGATACTGTTTGTACATTTGTGTGGATACTGTTGCAACACTTATTGGGTGCTCTTTGTATTCTTGTACTTTGATATACCTCAAACACTATCAAACAGACACAACCGGTAGTAGTATACAACATACAATAACTGGTAATACACAATAACTAGATAGTATTTAATcacttttcaaaatcgatttccttGAAAACAAAGCACAGCATGAGAAAATATTACAGCAAATTTTTCTTATTAGAATCATCCCCTGCTTATCTATACTACGATTTCGAATTCACCGTGTACATAAATCGCGCAGTAAGTGAATTCATCGAAATCGGGGAACCTACAAATCAAGATACTTAAGCAAAGAAGGATCCTTGCGGatcttttatttctctttataaTCTTGAATCACTTAATTGACTATCTTCCAATTCTTAAAATGATAGATTTCAAACTGGTCACCAAAACATTGTGCAATGTGGATCTATTTAACAGTATCGATACTATTAGAACAAATTTAGGCGCTCAGAACTATGGACTAGAATTGTGAAGACAGCCAATAAGTATAGATCACACCTAACCTTATACGACTTGTACTCTTAATTCTTTCAGAGCCTCTTGTTTTTCATTTgatacttttgtaaatattctcgGATGATTTGTATCGATCTCATGCGTTGTGAAAGGGCCACCGGCCCGTAAAAtagagattattattattattattattattattattattgtacttcCTTCGGAGTAAGAAGAACGAAAAACGGTTCGCATTCGCAGATAATGCGATGGCGGTGGAAGATatcgattttattaaaattctcgaTTGTGAGACGGCAGCCGCGTATAAaacaataaacaaattttacaagATATGGCACTCGGTTGACAATAACGTTTCCACGATTTATCGTCGAACCTGATGTCACGTACCGCCGAATCGGTGGTTCAAGTGGGCCAATTatgtaaatattgtacaaactttatttctctgtttgacATCTGTGCGAGTTTCCTCGCGACAAACGGACACGTGCGTTTCCGTTAAACAAACACGCCCGTGTTCGTTACTTTACAACAACACTGCCAGTTACAAATAGAAAAATTCTTACGCTACGAGGAAGAACACCTTAAACGCTAACAAGGAACACCGCGAACCGTCACTCCCGGATTTGAATGAAACTTTGTAGGTTTATAGAGTGATCCAAGACAAGAATAACGGTATGCTTCATTCGTGCCCAATCGCCCTTTAAGGGTGTGAAAACAACCCTCGAAGTCAAATCGGCGTTTCCACTTTTTCGCGTATATCTTTTAAAATAcatgaaatacaaaaaaatgttttaggTAAAAGTTTAATGGTACAATGAGCGCTATAAATTTacattaagaaaattttaaaacaagttttttttcttaaaaagaaaatttttttttacgttattttaaagaatttctacattttgataataactaaaaatattacttgTTTTATTCTGAATTCAACCATGTATACTAATTTTACTATACACCATCGACTTATGCAGATACACGACGAAACGTACACCGTGCGCGCGATTCCGCGCTAAAAACACACAGTAAATTACATATTCAGATATCTTGTTTTCGTTGCATTTCCTAATATATGACGATAACAAATACAATAACATATTCAAAGatattaaaatgtattaaatttcaTAACTGTACTTGTTTTGTATGAGATATATTTaatctatatattttatattaatgagatataaaaaaaaaaattgagtttcAAGAA
This window of the Ptiloglossa arizonensis isolate GNS036 chromosome 5, iyPtiAriz1_principal, whole genome shotgun sequence genome carries:
- the LOC143146972 gene encoding integrin beta-nu, yielding MRILEALFVAIVLCNEWRRSGAADMKIVRLCVSQSSCENCLEASSTCSWCSDWSYSNSTIGKPRCNLPDRLKAFGCSPEKIRTASPGSIQFLENSNFQDMEVVGHTPLQLKPQKVKLRIRPNSETSVPLHYRPAKNYPLDLYYLMDLTWTMKDDKETLVNVGWNMSHTIGKFTTNFRLGFGSYADKPLMPYIFPGHEENPCKSEHAVCAPIYSFEHHLKLTRDIQRFIKEVNTSSVTGNVDNLEGGLDGIVQAIVCANEVGWGRQARKIILMATDGLLHFAGDGKLGGAVGRQDFECHLDEQSRYSLSTKYDYASLGEVSRLLQKNKVNLIFAVTEDRRPEYELIADLLKEKARVATLTGNSSNILEIIESAYHELISKVVLRDNSSSPVRLEYFSNCGSDNTSESSTSTCDGIQEGQVYDFRLVFSFDKCPRNESLWKQTVVIEDALASEASKMVVEIELLCGCNCKDSESSRCQHGTSECGLCKCDSGWSGEYCDCDETSLVENRLQCIAPSATKVCSDRGECICGSCLCDEGYKGQFCECSACDKIDGIECSGRGTCDCGVCHCLEDWQGNACQCPATDDLCIAPGTEDVCAGHGYCDCGECRCNVTAPDDSFYRGTYCESSVSAGGSGLCALYNSCVNATIENPPQIDQYCRTNVTNYSTIRVDSINLGNEHYCFVKSVKEKQTCIIHYIYEFQKNNAVLLKIGEKTCNTPMHAAFIPSIIIGLILFSGLACLLIWKCWTSIKDRRECEKFEQEQGKTVYSLNENPLFKPATTEFRVPSIYKED